The following are encoded in a window of Candidatus Desulfatibia profunda genomic DNA:
- a CDS encoding OmpH family outer membrane protein: MRTKNLLVILGCMVLVLAWCTASYAADRVGYINLQRLVNESKMGKDARDDIQKMRKEKETLLNTKLQDITKLRDFINQQGDKMPASERRDKVELLQKMSKEYQRLLADAKEDITREDRDLVGIILEKANDILKEVAKSKKFGIILKDPNAIGYLDPEVDITDLVLKELDKKK; this comes from the coding sequence ATGAGAACAAAGAATCTGTTGGTGATTTTGGGCTGTATGGTCTTGGTATTGGCATGGTGCACGGCATCGTATGCAGCCGATAGGGTGGGATATATCAACCTTCAGCGTCTGGTGAATGAATCCAAAATGGGCAAGGACGCCCGGGACGATATTCAGAAAATGCGCAAGGAAAAAGAAACGCTGCTGAATACCAAACTTCAGGATATCACCAAGTTGAGAGACTTTATCAATCAGCAGGGCGACAAAATGCCTGCCAGTGAACGGCGCGATAAAGTCGAGCTGCTGCAAAAGATGTCCAAGGAGTATCAGCGCCTGCTGGCCGATGCCAAGGAAGATATTACCCGTGAAGACCGGGATCTTGTCGGCATCATTTTGGAAAAGGCCAACGACATCCTGAAAGAGGTGGCCAAAAGTAAAAAATTCGGCATCATCCTGAAAGATCCCAACGCCATCGGCTACCTGGATCCCGAGGTGGATATCACCGATCTGGTGTTAAAGGAATTGGACAAAAAGAAATAA